A genome region from Hyalangium gracile includes the following:
- a CDS encoding PQQ-dependent sugar dehydrogenase, with protein sequence MRPSSRLLLASLVVLATAASGCRKSQAQGTSPSCILVEDDWGPDGKVPFTVDVVAEGLQVPWGIAFLPGGDALVTERPGRVRLLRGGVLQPQPVAQVPIASSSEGGLLGIAAHPDFATHRQFYVYVTTEAAGRTENRVERWTLSEDHGSATFERVIFDNIPSAQYHDGGRLRFGRDGMLYVGTGDARDPDLSQDPRSPAGKLLRLTPEGQVPSDNPFPGSPVFLLGLRNLQGWDWKDSETLYITDHGPSGDLMRRGHDEISVARAGSNLGWPDIYKCESREGQVSPSLTFEDAAPPGGAAIYTGDAISEWKGSLLVGTLGSRHLHRVVFDAREPQKVATHEVYLRNTHGRLREVLMGPDGHLYVTTSNCDGRGDCGPRRDLILRLRR encoded by the coding sequence ATGCGCCCCTCCTCCCGGCTCCTCCTGGCTTCCCTCGTCGTCCTGGCCACCGCCGCCTCCGGCTGTCGCAAGTCACAGGCGCAGGGGACCAGCCCGTCCTGCATCCTCGTGGAGGACGACTGGGGACCGGATGGGAAGGTGCCCTTCACCGTGGACGTCGTCGCCGAGGGGCTCCAGGTGCCCTGGGGCATCGCCTTCCTGCCCGGAGGCGACGCGCTGGTGACGGAGCGGCCCGGTCGCGTGCGCCTGCTGCGCGGCGGCGTGTTGCAGCCCCAGCCCGTGGCCCAGGTCCCCATCGCGAGCAGCTCCGAGGGAGGCCTGCTGGGCATCGCCGCGCACCCGGACTTCGCCACCCACCGCCAGTTCTACGTGTACGTGACGACCGAGGCGGCCGGGCGCACCGAGAACCGCGTGGAGCGCTGGACGCTCTCGGAGGACCACGGCTCGGCCACCTTCGAGCGCGTCATCTTCGACAACATCCCCTCCGCCCAGTACCACGATGGCGGGCGGCTGCGCTTCGGGCGGGACGGGATGCTCTACGTGGGCACGGGCGACGCGAGGGATCCGGACCTCTCGCAGGACCCGAGGAGCCCGGCGGGCAAGCTGCTGCGCCTGACTCCGGAGGGACAGGTCCCCTCGGACAACCCGTTCCCGGGCTCGCCCGTGTTCCTCCTGGGCCTGCGCAACCTCCAGGGCTGGGACTGGAAGGACAGCGAGACCCTCTACATCACCGACCATGGCCCCAGCGGCGATCTCATGCGCAGGGGACATGACGAGATCAGCGTGGCCCGCGCGGGCAGCAACCTGGGCTGGCCGGACATCTACAAGTGCGAGTCGCGGGAGGGCCAGGTCTCTCCCTCCCTCACCTTCGAGGACGCCGCGCCTCCGGGCGGGGCCGCCATCTACACCGGCGACGCCATCTCCGAGTGGAAGGGCTCGCTGCTGGTGGGCACGCTCGGCTCGCGGCACCTGCACCGCGTGGTGTTCGACGCGCGGGAGCCCCAGAAGGTCGCGACGCACGAAGTCTATCTGCGCAACACCCACGGCCGCCTGCGGGAGGTGCTCATGGGGCCGGACGGGCACCTCTACGTCACCACCAGCAACTGCGATGGGCGCGGCGACTGCGGGCCGCGCAGGGATCTCATCCTCCGCCTGAGGCGCTGA
- a CDS encoding DUF255 domain-containing protein: MSVRLVSILLLLLASCRPATGPGGIVRPGTPPEVDIVRARERGLAQAFTWEEWGPEAFARAKREGRYLLIDGAAEWCHWCHVMDETTYRDPEVGRILKERFVAIRVDVDARPDLAERWADWGWPATILLSPDAEEVGKYRGYLAPDKFLGLLRRVEALARETQESIRSLVVDPPATPAMLPWVASSVLQRLDATYDAREGSWGSFQKVPIGENLEFEVRRAARGDMAARQRMAFTLSRQHPIHDLVWGGVYQYSAASHWNAPHFEKLMVLQAPNLEAYARAWALTKDDQVLAEARALARYMETFLGAPDGTFYTNQDADVGAHDRSIPFVDGHVYYEKDDAGRRALGLPWVDTHVYSQENGLAIAALLALHEVTGEPEPLARARKATDVLLGSHVREGGTVWREASHRSGTRYLGDAAALGRALALLAQRTGAPRYREAALRVGERLLRDFGAPEGGALFEATLDPDAVGVFARREQPFAQNVVAARFLAALHALTGDGTWRDRGREVLAGISTARGIASQGRMIGEYLLAADELGVFPWPSPAATASVP; this comes from the coding sequence GTGAGCGTCCGCCTCGTTTCGATCCTCCTGCTCCTGCTCGCCTCCTGTCGCCCTGCCACGGGCCCGGGGGGCATCGTCCGCCCGGGGACTCCGCCCGAGGTGGACATCGTCCGCGCCCGGGAGCGCGGCCTGGCCCAGGCCTTCACCTGGGAGGAGTGGGGGCCGGAGGCCTTCGCCCGGGCGAAGCGGGAGGGGCGCTACCTGCTCATCGACGGTGCCGCCGAGTGGTGCCACTGGTGCCACGTGATGGACGAGACGACCTACCGCGATCCCGAGGTCGGCCGCATCCTGAAGGAGCGCTTCGTGGCGATCCGCGTGGACGTGGACGCCCGTCCGGACCTCGCCGAGCGCTGGGCGGACTGGGGCTGGCCCGCCACCATCCTGCTGAGCCCCGACGCCGAGGAGGTGGGCAAGTACCGCGGCTATCTCGCGCCCGACAAGTTCCTCGGGCTGCTGCGGCGTGTGGAGGCGCTCGCGCGCGAGACGCAGGAGTCCATCCGCTCGCTCGTGGTGGATCCACCGGCCACGCCCGCGATGCTGCCGTGGGTGGCCTCGTCCGTGCTCCAGCGCCTGGACGCGACGTACGACGCGCGCGAGGGGAGCTGGGGCTCGTTCCAGAAGGTCCCCATCGGAGAGAACCTCGAGTTCGAGGTGCGCCGCGCGGCGCGAGGAGACATGGCCGCGCGCCAGCGCATGGCCTTCACCCTGTCCCGCCAGCACCCCATCCACGATCTCGTGTGGGGTGGCGTGTACCAGTACTCGGCGGCGAGCCACTGGAACGCGCCGCACTTCGAGAAGCTCATGGTGCTGCAGGCGCCCAACCTGGAGGCCTACGCCCGGGCCTGGGCGCTCACGAAGGACGACCAGGTGCTCGCCGAGGCCCGTGCCCTCGCACGGTACATGGAGACCTTCCTCGGCGCGCCGGACGGCACCTTCTATACGAACCAGGATGCGGACGTGGGGGCGCACGACCGGAGCATCCCCTTCGTCGACGGGCACGTGTACTACGAGAAGGACGATGCCGGCCGCCGCGCGCTCGGGCTCCCGTGGGTGGACACCCACGTCTACTCCCAGGAGAACGGGCTGGCGATCGCCGCGCTGCTGGCGCTCCATGAGGTGACGGGCGAGCCCGAGCCGCTCGCGCGGGCCCGCAAGGCCACCGACGTCCTGCTGGGCAGCCACGTGCGGGAGGGCGGCACGGTGTGGCGTGAGGCCTCGCACCGCTCCGGGACGCGCTACCTCGGGGACGCGGCGGCGCTGGGACGGGCGCTGGCGCTGCTCGCGCAACGGACGGGAGCGCCGCGCTACCGCGAGGCGGCCCTGCGCGTGGGCGAGCGGCTGCTGCGGGACTTCGGAGCCCCGGAGGGAGGCGCGCTCTTCGAGGCGACGCTGGACCCCGACGCGGTGGGCGTCTTCGCCCGGCGGGAGCAGCCCTTCGCCCAGAACGTGGTGGCGGCGCGCTTCCTGGCCGCGCTCCACGCGCTGACGGGAGACGGGACGTGGCGGGACCGCGGGCGCGAGGTGCTCGCGGGTATCTCCACGGCGCGGGGCATCGCCTCGCAGGGGCGCATGATTGGCGAGTACCTCCTCGCCGCGGACGAGCTGGGCGTCTTCCCCTGGCCGTCTCCCGCCGCCACGGCCTCGGTGCCCTGA
- a CDS encoding type 1 glutamine amidotransferase domain-containing protein encodes MARIMFIVDSDFEDSEFRVPYDRVKQAGHEAVIVGIEAGKQLKGKKGKETIVAEKSAKDVSVDDFDALVIPGGYSPDHLRMDAGMVELVRSFFQNDKPVAAICHAGWMLAEADIVDGRTLTSWPSIKTDLINAGARWVDREVIEDGNLITSRKPDDLDAFCGALLRQIDEGISPRIGQGMGIESEQPAVH; translated from the coding sequence ATGGCTCGAATCATGTTCATCGTGGACTCGGACTTCGAGGACTCGGAGTTCCGCGTGCCGTACGATCGGGTGAAGCAGGCAGGCCACGAGGCCGTCATCGTCGGCATCGAGGCCGGCAAGCAGCTGAAGGGAAAGAAGGGAAAGGAGACCATCGTCGCCGAGAAGTCCGCGAAGGACGTCTCCGTGGACGACTTCGACGCGCTCGTCATCCCCGGCGGCTACTCGCCGGACCACCTGCGGATGGATGCGGGCATGGTGGAGCTGGTGCGCTCCTTCTTCCAGAACGACAAGCCGGTGGCCGCCATCTGCCACGCGGGCTGGATGCTGGCCGAGGCCGACATCGTGGACGGGCGGACGCTGACCTCCTGGCCCTCCATCAAGACGGACCTCATCAACGCAGGGGCGCGCTGGGTGGATCGGGAGGTGATCGAGGATGGCAACCTCATCACCTCGCGCAAGCCGGATGATCTCGATGCGTTCTGCGGCGCGCTGCTGCGGCAGATCGACGAGGGCATCTCCCCGCGCATCGGCCAGGGCATGGGGATCGAGTCGGAGCAGCCCGCCGTGCACTGA
- a CDS encoding amidase yields MQLSEYVKFDGLGLAELVRRREVKAEELVKTTLKAIEALNPRLNAVIGVLEEEARSTLAKGLPEGPFTGVPLLFKDLVLHGAGIPSELGSRLFKGLVFPDDSTLMSRFRRAGLVPLARTNTPELGFNASTEPVLHGPTRNPWNPEFSSGGSSGGSAAAVSAGIVPLAHANDGGGSIRIPASLCGLFGLKPTRGRVPVGPDAAEALNGHGIEHLLSRTVRDSAAMLDFTQGPDVGDPYVIAPPARPYLEEVGREPGRLRIAFSRATITGDVTSPECVAAVEDAARLCGELGHELVEARLPVDGAAFEECLALIWCSGLAAWVYGLAGATGRTPGPDVMEAGNWAAVQKGVSMTAMELQKGLAIMNHIARTVGRFFVNHDALLTPTVPCAPHRLGVLNANAPQTAREWMRKVFSYCAFTAPFNVTGQPAMSVPLHWSARGMPIGVQFVGRWGDEATLFRLAGQLERARPWAHRTPAVHVTNLPGRPG; encoded by the coding sequence GTGCAACTGAGCGAGTACGTGAAGTTCGATGGTCTCGGGCTGGCGGAGCTCGTCCGGCGCCGGGAGGTGAAGGCCGAGGAGCTCGTCAAGACGACGCTGAAGGCCATCGAGGCGCTGAACCCGCGACTCAACGCCGTCATCGGTGTGCTGGAGGAGGAGGCTCGCTCCACGCTGGCGAAGGGTCTGCCCGAGGGCCCCTTCACCGGGGTGCCCTTGCTCTTCAAGGACCTCGTCCTGCACGGGGCGGGCATCCCCTCGGAGCTGGGCTCGCGGCTCTTCAAGGGCCTGGTGTTTCCCGACGACAGCACCCTCATGTCCCGCTTCCGGCGCGCGGGCCTCGTGCCGCTGGCCCGGACGAACACCCCGGAGCTGGGCTTCAACGCCAGCACGGAGCCCGTGCTGCACGGCCCCACGCGCAACCCCTGGAACCCGGAGTTCAGCTCGGGGGGCTCCAGCGGGGGCTCGGCCGCGGCCGTGAGCGCCGGCATCGTGCCCCTGGCCCATGCCAATGACGGCGGCGGCTCCATCCGCATCCCCGCCTCGCTGTGCGGGCTGTTCGGCCTGAAGCCCACGCGCGGGCGAGTGCCCGTCGGGCCCGACGCGGCGGAGGCGCTCAACGGTCACGGCATCGAGCACCTCCTGTCCCGCACCGTGAGGGACAGCGCGGCCATGCTGGACTTCACCCAGGGGCCGGACGTGGGGGACCCGTACGTCATCGCGCCGCCGGCGCGGCCCTACCTGGAAGAGGTGGGGCGTGAGCCCGGGCGCCTGCGCATCGCCTTCTCTCGCGCCACCATCACCGGAGACGTGACGAGCCCCGAGTGCGTCGCCGCGGTGGAGGACGCCGCGCGGCTGTGCGGCGAGCTGGGGCACGAGCTCGTCGAGGCCCGGCTCCCAGTCGACGGCGCGGCCTTCGAGGAGTGTCTGGCGCTGATCTGGTGCTCCGGCCTGGCCGCCTGGGTGTATGGCCTCGCGGGCGCCACGGGACGCACGCCGGGGCCAGACGTGATGGAGGCCGGCAACTGGGCCGCCGTCCAGAAGGGTGTCTCCATGACGGCGATGGAGCTGCAGAAGGGCCTGGCGATCATGAACCACATCGCGCGTACGGTGGGCCGCTTCTTCGTGAACCACGACGCCCTGCTCACGCCCACGGTGCCCTGCGCGCCCCATCGGCTCGGCGTGCTGAACGCGAACGCTCCCCAGACCGCCCGGGAGTGGATGCGGAAGGTGTTTTCGTACTGCGCCTTCACCGCTCCCTTCAACGTGACGGGCCAGCCGGCGATGAGCGTGCCCCTCCACTGGAGCGCGCGGGGCATGCCCATCGGAGTCCAGTTCGTGGGGCGCTGGGGCGACGAGGCGACGCTGTTCCGCCTGGCGGGGCAGCTCGAGCGGGCCCGGCCCTGGGCCCACCGGACGCCAGCCGTCCACGTCACGAACCTCCCCGGCCGCCCCGGGTGA
- a CDS encoding MATE family efflux transporter: MQSKFGRDLTTGSIPRHMIAFSIPMLMGSFLQTAYSFINAIWVGKFLGTHALAAVTVSFPVIFVLFAIGMGLTMGTSILVSQNYGAKNMEELRRVVDSSTVLIYSLSIVLTLLGELFAPAILRAMDTPEDIFAESVSYLRIFLISLPMGFGLFLTRSLLQGVGDSKTPLYFQLGSVLFTTALDPILIFGWMGLPRLGLNGTAWATVISQILALTLLVAWLRAKKAPVAPSWPRFSHLGPTTGKVLRIGLPAAVQQSLVSIGMVMVTGLVNGFGEVATAAFGAGSRIDQIVFMPAMTFGMAISTLAGQNLGAGHYHRVREVFSWGCLLAGGTTLIMSIIAVAFPETLLKIFVSDPAVLEPGVSYLHIVGSSYVLFSLIFVSNGIINGAGHTLTTTIISLLSLWLVRVPVAWWLSRRMGSVKGIWYGLALSFAFSFVVSMGYYLSGRWKRSLVKKPAPAAPNPGEMFGHETGEA, from the coding sequence ATGCAATCGAAATTCGGACGCGATCTGACGACCGGCAGCATCCCCAGGCACATGATCGCGTTCTCCATCCCCATGCTCATGGGGAGCTTCCTCCAGACGGCCTACAGCTTCATCAACGCGATCTGGGTGGGAAAGTTCCTGGGCACCCACGCGCTGGCGGCGGTGACGGTGAGCTTCCCCGTCATCTTCGTGCTCTTCGCCATCGGCATGGGCCTCACGATGGGCACGAGCATCCTCGTGTCGCAGAACTACGGCGCGAAGAACATGGAGGAGCTCAGGCGCGTCGTCGACAGCTCCACCGTCCTCATCTACTCGCTGTCCATCGTGCTCACCCTCCTGGGTGAGCTCTTCGCGCCGGCCATCCTGCGCGCCATGGACACGCCCGAGGACATCTTCGCGGAGTCCGTCAGCTACCTGCGCATCTTCCTCATCTCGCTGCCCATGGGCTTCGGCCTCTTCCTCACCCGGAGCCTGCTCCAGGGCGTGGGAGACTCGAAGACGCCGCTCTACTTCCAGCTGGGCTCGGTCCTCTTCACCACGGCGCTGGACCCCATCCTCATCTTCGGCTGGATGGGGCTGCCCAGGCTGGGCCTGAACGGCACCGCCTGGGCCACGGTGATCTCCCAGATCCTGGCGCTCACCCTGCTGGTCGCCTGGCTGCGCGCGAAGAAGGCGCCGGTCGCGCCCTCCTGGCCGCGCTTCAGCCACCTGGGCCCGACGACGGGGAAGGTGCTGCGCATCGGCCTGCCCGCGGCCGTCCAGCAGTCGCTCGTCTCCATCGGCATGGTCATGGTGACGGGGCTCGTCAACGGGTTCGGCGAGGTGGCGACGGCCGCCTTCGGCGCGGGCTCGCGCATCGATCAGATCGTCTTCATGCCGGCCATGACGTTCGGCATGGCCATCTCCACGCTGGCCGGGCAGAACCTGGGCGCGGGCCACTACCACCGGGTCCGGGAAGTCTTCAGCTGGGGCTGCCTGCTCGCCGGTGGCACCACGCTGATCATGTCCATCATCGCGGTGGCGTTCCCCGAGACGCTCCTGAAGATCTTCGTCTCGGATCCCGCCGTGCTCGAGCCAGGAGTGTCCTACCTGCACATCGTCGGGAGCTCCTACGTCCTGTTCTCCCTCATCTTCGTCAGCAACGGCATCATCAATGGCGCCGGCCACACGCTGACGACGACGATCATCTCCCTGCTCAGCCTCTGGCTGGTGCGCGTGCCGGTGGCCTGGTGGCTGTCGCGGCGCATGGGCAGCGTGAAGGGCATCTGGTACGGGCTGGCCTTGAGCTTCGCCTTCTCGTTCGTGGTCAGCATGGGCTACTACCTCTCGGGCCGCTGGAAGCGCTCGCTCGTCAAGAAGCCCGCCCCGGCGGCGCCCAACCCGGGCGAGATGTTCGGCCACGAGACGGGCGAGGCGTAG